TGGTATCGCACCATACCTGCCTTCCAGATATGCCTTGCTCAAAACTTTATCGTATCTCTCCTTGAAACGATCTAAAGAATAAATAGAGCTTGCATTTTCTGCATTACGTTCTACAAACCAGATCTCATCCCTTCTAAAAATAGCCTGATCCATAATAGATGATTCATGTGTAGTGAACAATAGCTGCATACGCTGCTCATCATGTAGCTGCATAAACAATTGCAAAAATCGTTCTGTCAGCTTCGGATGTAAGCTTCTCTCCAATTCATCCACAACATAAAGAACATCTTCTCGTTTATTCAACAGCATATCCATCAAATCAAATAATCTTCTTGTTCCATCTGATTCTTCATCAAAACCAAACTCATAAAATGACTTATTATGATGCAACCGGATGGTTGTGACCTTCGGTTCAGAATGTCCTTCAACTTCGATATTAAAGAAAGTTTCCTTCGATCTCATCGTCATTCTAAATGATGGTTCTTCCTGCTCTTCCATTCTATTTTTTACATGTTGCATCATCTTATCAAATACTGATTTCGGCAATGCATTTGATAACTCATCCAATGTAATTTCTTCAATTTTCACCTGGCTGATTCCCGTATCAAATGTTTGGATCAATTTGTTAATCAACTTCAGCGAATTATCATCATAATAATATTCCAGATCAATCAATGGTGTATCCGGTGTAATGATTGAAATATGGTTCTGAATCCAGTCGTATACATCCCGGAAGAACAACAATTTAGATCGTGTGCTATATTTTTTTCCACGATTCATTTCTGTTAAGAACAAAGATGTTTCATTTCCTTCAAAATCATCTGCATATGTTTCAAATTTATTTTTTTCTGTGTTTGTCAGCGTAATGCCATCATTTAACACCGGACGTTTACTTCCTTCTCGCTCAAAGAGACATTTGGCTGAACCATTCTGATATAATTCATATAACCATTCTCCGGTTACTTTTCGTCTACTTAAAACTGCCGAAAAACCATAAGCATAAAATTTGTCACCTACAGTAATCTGAATTTCAAAACTACTTTCTCGTTCCTTATTCTCCTGGCGATTCTTACAAAACATCTGTGTAGCTTCTATTGGAATACCATTGCAGACACTGTCTTTAAAAAATTTAAAGAACAATGCCAGATTGGTCTTTCCAGATGCATTTGCTCCATAAACGACTGCATATTTTAATAACTGGGTACTTTTTATCTTTAACCTGTGATTTGCATTTGTTCGTATTTTATTTGAGGAAATCATTGTCAGCTCTGCTGCTTTATCAAAAGATTTAAAATTTTCAACACTTACTTTTACTAACATTCTTATACACCTCCACCTTTATTATATGTTTTACTCTTCTCTCAGTCAATGTAAATTTTCTTATTTAGAGATTTTTTCGTTATATATTGTTTCTTTTTCTATTTTTAACAATTTTATTTTGAGTTATGCATATAATATCAATGTATAAGTCAGCTTTTTGTAGCGACACTATTTTACTAATGCCGCTACATGAAATATTACAATAAATAAAAACTTCTAATTCTTTTTTCTTCTATCTCTCCCAGTCCATCCTTCCTGTCACATTCAACATCTTTTCTTCTCGGAAGCTGAGCATCTTTCCATTAGTTCCACCGACAATGATATGATCCAGCAATTCTATCCCCAATAGCTGTCCGCACTTCTGCAGCTTTCTCGTAACAATCATATCCTCTTTTGACGGTTTCACATTGCCACTGGGATGATTATGAAGTCCAATGATTGCAGAAGCATTTGCCAGAATACTGCTCTTAAAAACTTCTCTGGGAATTACCAAAGATGCATTGATTGTTCCAACACTGACCAGATTCATATTGATTACCTGTCCATTATTTTTCATATTCAGGATGCAAAATACTTCTCTGTCATATTGCAATAACTCCTTCGCCATCAATTCTACAACAGCCTGTGGACTGTCCAACGTCTGCTCACTATAAAGAGACGGCTCTTTTACCAGACGGATATTCACAACTTCCAATTCATTCTCCATCCTTCTGATCTCCTTTTGGAAATTCTACAACCAGAAGGACATTACTCTCTGAAGATTCCACATATGCTTTCAATTGTGTTAATGTCATCTCCAAATATTTAGGTTGTTCCACCATCATCTGCTCCTTTCGTTTCTTCCCTTGCTTCTGTTTTTCCTGACAAATAGCTTATCACTTTGTTTGTCTTAATGCTTTTCTGTAACTCACTGATAATGCACAGATCTGCTACATTCACTCCCGGCAAAGCAAGCATTTCATCCATCGCCATATTGACAATCTCTTTTTCCGTTCCGTATCCGGCATAAAATAAACGCTGTAATACTTTTATTGCTTTCTGATTTTTTCCCATTTCATCATCAAAGGGCAGCTTATCGCCGCCCTCTGTTTTACTCCTCCTCTTCTTTCTTTTCTTCAATTCCTAATCTCTTAACTTGTTTCTTTTTATTCCAGATACGAACTCCTGTGATCCCGGCTGCTGATAATACCAGAATGGCTATCCATAAAATTGCATTTTCAATGTCTCCTGTTTTCGGAGGGTTATTGGTTTTTGTAGTAGTACCCGGTGTCTCTGGGGTTGGTGTTTCCGGTACTTCTTTGATGGTTACAGTCTGACCTTCATCGTTGATTTCCTTATGCTCTGTTACCTTTTTCGGTTCTTCCAGATTTGTTATATCATACAGTTCTTCAAAGGTTACAAGCTGTTTTCTTCCAAGAGTACTGCCATCGAAAGTAAACTCAATCTGCACTTCCATGTTTTCCTTGTCCGCTGTAAATTCATAATCATTGGTAACTTCTTTGCCATCAATGAGCAACTTTGCATTTTCTGCCTTAATCATCTGCCAACCAGACAGCTTATAGTTCGTACCAATTTCCAGTCCTTCTAAAGTAACCTTATCCACGATCGTCAGATCTTTTCCGGCTTCAATCTCTTTCTTTCCATTCTTATCAGTTGCTATGGTATGAATCGAAATCTTTCGCTCCGTAATCAGAACTGTCTGACCTTCATCGTCAATGTCTTTATGCTCTGCAACTTTTACAGGTTCTTCCGGATTCTTCAGGTCATATAATTCTTCAAATGTAACCAGATTCTGTCCGCCAAGCTCTGATGCATCAAACGTATAAGAAATCTCTACTTTCATTTTCTCGCTGTCAGCAACAAAAGTGTAATCATTCTCCACACGTTTTCCAGCAATCAGCAATTCAGCATTTTCTTCTTTCAGCATCTGCCAGCCTTTTAACTGGTACTTTCTTCCTTCTTCCAGACCATCCAAAGTAACCGTATCCACAATCGTTACTTTCTTTCCTGCGACAATTACCTTTTCGCCCGTTTCCTTGTCCGTTGCGGTTGTATGAATGGTAATCTCTTTTTCATACTCATCGGTCAGCGTTCCAAGATCGATTGTTACTTTATTTCTGCTGACAACAACTTCAAATACAGGAATCAGCTTCATGCCTTTGTTGGATTCGCAAGATAACTCTTCAATCTCATAAGTGTCATAAAATAATGCACCTTTGCTGTCGTCCGGCTCTGAACTTCCGAACCAGATACCGTCCTCACTGGATGCTCCGGCATTTGTATTTTTCTTATGAGATGCCCAATCGGAAGCGGTTGAAAACTGACCATTTTTATCTGTCACTACAATATGGCTCTCTCCGGTTGTTTTACTTGTAATCTTAAAAGGAACATTCGCAAGTCTCTTATGTGTACCTGCTCCAATCTTTACTCCTTCCAGATCTCCACGTTTAATCTGATTGTAAATGGAATGGTTTTCATCAGTTAAATCCTCGATTTTTCCATTTTCCGTAATCGAAAATTCAATCGCTTTTGCCCCATCAGTCAGATAACCCTCTGGTGCTTTGGTTTCTTCCAGTTTGTATTTACCATACGGAAGTAAATCTGCTGTCGTTGTTGCGATTCCGTCAATACCTGTCTGAATCGTCTTAACTGTTTCATTCTTCTTGTACAGCTTTCCTTCTACTAGAACCGGATTCTCGTTCAGAGAAATAATTGCAAATGCTGCATCTTTTAATATGGCACTTCCCTGTGCCTTGGTGTCTTTCGTCTCCAAATCACGTTTCTGAATCTTCACACCACCTCGGATTACCTGGTCAGATACGGAATACTGATTACTTCCAGAAAGAACTGCAAGTTCTCCGTCTTCTGTAATCTGTGTCAGATACATTCCTTTGATCTGCTCTGTGCTGTCTCCTGCCTGCATATAAGCTCCGTCCAGTAAATATCCGTCTGGTGCTTTTGTCTCCTCAACAGTCAGTGTTCCAAGTGGTAATACGATTTTTTCATTCTGTGTATAGAATGTATCTCCGGATACTTTGTAAGCATCTGCCAATTTTGTCACATAATGAATATTTCCATTACTATCTTTTTCAACCACCGTCTTTGTAACCCAAGTACATGTTGCTTTCTCCGGTAAATTATCTTTTGTATAAAGTCCGTCATAATAATGCCAGGTAAATTCTGCTCCTGCCAGTGCTGTATTACCCTGTGCGGTTGCTTTTCCTGTCTCCATATCAATCTTGAACAGATCTACCAATGTCTCTGTTACTTTCGGAACATCGGAAACATTTAATACGGCTGTCTTTCCGGCTTCAACTTTCAGACTGCGTACTGTCGTATCCAGCTTATATCCTTTCGGTGCAGAAAGCTCTTTGATATAAACAGTCCCTGCAGTCACTTCAACTTCATTTGTCTCACCATTCTCATTTGTTGTAAGTGTTCCAATCTGATTACTGCAATTCTGGTCTGAGAATATGCCAAAAGTTGCTCCGGCAATGGAATACATTGCATTTGCTTTTGTGATACTTTCATTTGCTGTGGTCTTTTTTGCCTTCGCATTTCCGACATTCAGTTCTGCCCAAAACTGTCCGATGTCCTGTCCTTCTCCGGTGTAAATGTAACCGCCGCATTTATATCGTCCCTTATTTGTCTTCACAAATGATTTTGCTCCGGCATACACCTCATTCTGAATATCCTGTGAAATCTCAGAATAGACTACCCGGACATTATCACACTTCCAACCCAAATGCTCACTTAAACGCTGCCACACAAGACACTGTTCTAAGAGATATGCCTGATTTGCACTCAGGTTACTGTGACTGCCTGCATACTGTTTCATATACTCAATCGACAATGCCACATCTTCAATCTGATCTGCACTCATGCTGGCACTTGCATCATGTCTAGTTTTATAGCTATTCTTAAATTTCATGTTAATATTTACACAGTAGGCAGTTTCTCCCTCTACTTTCATATGTCCTTCGTTGAAGGTACTCTTAATTGTTCCGTCATTCATTAAATGTTCCACATGTCCAACTCTCTCTGCGGATTCTGTCCAATACTGTGTTTCCGCTGCCTGAACCGATGTGATCGGCAATGCAGTTAAAATCGTGGTCAGGGTAAGAAGTCCTGTACACACTCGTTTCCATATCTTCTTCATTTTCTACAATTCCTTTCTTTTCAATCAAAAAAAGACGTCCCTCAGGAACGCCTGCTGTTACTTTATGTTGTTTACTCCCTGCTGTCATGCAGGGTGTGGGAATCTCTGACCTGCCGAAAGAGAAGATGTTCCCGGCTCCTTATTGTCTTTTCGGCTGGTAATCTGCTGGTAAACTAAAGGGGTAGGGTGTGGGGAGGGGAAAACAGGAAAATGCTGATTTCTCATTGACCGCCAACGGATAGACTTTTCCCTTGGTGTCAAAATGCCTAGCGTTCCCTGCTTTTTTCCCGTTTCCGGTATAATTCCAGTGCTTTGATAATGGTTTCTTCCATTTTTTGCTGTGAAGTTCCCGATGGAAAGTATTTTTTTAGTCGGTTCTTCGGGATTTTCCACTGCTCTACCTGATTTGGCTTCTCTTCTGACATAATCGACAGCAAAACCTCTTCATTCAACCTGCCTTCTGCGGAGAATTTTCGGATTTTGATTGCCTGTGCATGACTTGGGGTACAAGCCTCCGACTCCATGGTGTCGTACAATATCTCCTGTTCCTCTTTCGGCAAATAAGACAGTTCTACCGCTGGACGCATGGCAATTTTCTTGTTATCGACCATATCAAGAATTTCCGGTATAAGTTCTGTAAGGCGGATATATCGGCGGATTGTTTCTCGACTTTCCCCTACTTCTTTTCCCAACGCTTCATTTGTTCTCAATCCGTTTAAATCTGACACCACTGGTGTCAAATTATTTTTACTTGGTCTTCCTGCTTGCCTGTTCATAGCTTCCAATCTCATTTTATAAGCAAATGCTTTTTCTGACGGTAAGATTTCTTCTCTTTGAAGATTGCTGTCAACCATGACAATGACTGCTTGGTCATCACTAAGATTTCTTACAATACATGGCATTGTCTCTTTTCCAGCCAGTTCACTTGCCATTTTTCTGCGGTGTCCGGAAATCATTTCATACCCGCCCATTGATTTCTCCCTGACAAGTGCAGGCACTAATACACCATGATCACGAACACTCTCAATTGTTTCCAACATCTTGTCGTCCATTTTCACCTTAAACGGGTGATTCGGAAAATCTGTGATTTCATAAATGGAAATATCTTTCACATACTCCTGATTCTTATGATCTCTTTCCTCCTGCGTTGTAAAGAGGTCATCGGCTGAGGGAAGATTCATGTTTATTTCTCTGCTTTTCGCCACACTTTAACACCTCCCTGGTAAATTCTGCATACGCCTTCGCAACTGTGCCATTCTTGTCGTACTCATAAATACTCTGTCCTGCCACACTGCTTTCCGCTGCCGTAATAGCCACGGGGATAATCGTCTTGAAAATCCGGATATGTTTCCCATAATTCTCCCGAAGGCTATCTGCCGTTGTTCTTGCGAGTTTCGTTCGCATATCGGCAAGCGTCAGTAACACTCCATCAATCTTCAGATCAGGATTTACCTGCCTCTGCACCTTACCGATTGTTCTCATAAGTTGTGTCATGCCTTTTAACGGCAGATAATGAGCCTGCACCGGTACAATTACACTGTCCGCAGCTGCCAGCGCATTAATGGTCAGCATACCTAAACTCGGCATGCAATCAATCAGGATATAATCATAATCCTTTTTTAATTCTGACAAATACAACTTCAAAGTCTGTTCTCTACTCATTGCATTTACCAGTGAGATTTCCATACCTGATAACTCAATATTGGTCGGAATAATATCTACTCCCTCCTCGTGATGCAGAATTCCTTCATTGTACACAAACGTTTCGTCCTGTAAGATTTTTCTCATTTGCGTTGCCAATGTAACCGGAAGATTATCTGCATCAGTCCACCCTAATGCCGTAGTTAAATCTCCCTGTGGATCAGCATCTACCAACAACACTTTTCGCCCCTGATTTGCAAGACCAATTCCAAGATTTAATGTCGTTGTGGTCTTAGCTGTTCCTCCCTTCTGATTTGCAAGGGCGATTACTTTACATTTGGTCATATGGTTTCCTCCTTCCTCGAAAAAATTTAATAGCCAATCCTTTTTACGGGACCGGCTATGTACAAAAATGGGCATGAAAAAAGCCGACGGATTCTTAGCGAACCAATCGGCTATGTAATTACACTTCCCTATTAATATTCTTTTGGAATTTCTTTAGAGAAAGTTATATTATAAGTTTCAGCAAGTAATTTTATACTACCTCGGAAAATTTTCCGAAATTTCTTCATAGCAACTCCATATTCCAAATCTTCCCAATCACTTTGCAAGTTTTTATAAAGAATTCCTCTTACTTCAACCCTCTGCATATTATCTAAGAATTCATTACATGCATCAACCATTTGCTTAATTATTGTTATTATATTTTGATCATATTTATATCTGCTAAGTATATCTACAAGCTTATTTTTTATTTCTATCGCTGATTTCTCACTCCATTCCTTGTTTTCCATCTCTTTCGGGTTAATCAACAATCTTTTTGATTCTAAATAGTAGAACATCTCTTGAATTCCTTTTTGTCCAGATTCTGTATATTCCCAAGATATTCCACCAATTGGAACAGATATTCCATTCAATTTTATCCCCATATACCTCTTAACTCCTTTGTAACCTCAGTAATATCCTATAAATTTTTATTCTTCAGCCAGATACTCCCATAATCTTTTTGCATTCACATATGTTTCTTTGTTCTCCATAATACTTTTCATTTCATTCTCCGCTTCTTTTTCTGTTTTGAATCCTTTATAAGATATAAACATAGGTCTACTATCTTCTTCTCCATAAGAAATTTTTGTTGTTCCATTTTCAAGTTCTATTATCTCTTTAACAATAGCATTGGTTAAAAGATTAGACGTATAAATTTCAACAGTCTCTCCCCATAAGTAAAACTCTTTTCTTTTTATAAAAGTTACATCTAATGCTGTTCCAACTTTTATATTCTCCTTTTGCTGATTAATTTTCAAATCATTGGTCTTCATCTCTGTTAACTTAGTATTAATCCTTATTGGCATTTTCTTTTTTAAAATAATATAAAGTTCTTCAGTATCTCTCCAACATTCTTCTTCATCTTGCTGAAGTTTTGATGGATCAATAGTAATTTCCACTTCTTGCTCCACAAAATGCAATTTTTTGTACTGTAAAATTGCTTCTTCAAAATATTTTTTCATAGATTTTATGGAATTCCATTCTTTTATTTGCGTATCTTTCTTTATAGCTTCTATTGGCTGTTTAAACAATCTGTCAAAAAACGCTACCATCATGTTATAATGTTCAATTATTTCCTTTATACTTTTAGCTTTTTCAGGCTGTGCTCGATACGTGATTTTACTTTTTCCCGTTCCTTTCTCCAGTACAATTTTCAAATATACAATTTCATCTTGTTTTGTTTCAAGTACAATATTATCATTCGTATGGAATCTACTAAAATTTATATCCCTTTTGCCTAACTCTGTATCAATATTAAATGTAACTTTTTCCTTTGATGGTCCTATTATAACGTCTACAATTTCTTCTTGTTCGGAAATAGGATAAATATTGTTCCCTGTTTGGACAGAAGTTTCAATATCTGTTACTCCATTAACCCTTATTGTCCGTCCCTCTTCTTGTACACTATTTAATGCTTCAATAAAATCCTTATACGCTTCTTTATTCTTAAAACTAATTTTTCCTTTATACGAAATCTCTTGATTAGAAAATACCTCTTTCAATTTATTACCCATTTTACCAATCCTTTCTTATTTCTGCTAATACTAATATTTTACTAATTAAAATATATTTCTGCGTCATAATATCACTTTCTGAAGTAAATTGTTCTTCTGGAATGTTCAAAATCGTATTTATAAAATCAATACGTTCACTTGCATTCGGAACAATAATATATCGAATATCTTCGTAATTGTAAAGTAACCATAACTTTTCATACTGTCTTGTACTTAACCTGCTATTAATGTCCATCTCTAGTAAATATTGATTTGCCACAACACGTTCGATATTTGTATTTCTTACTGCTTCTCTGCCTGGAACATATCTCCATTCTTTTTCGTCATGAAAATTTTTTTGAAATTCTATTTCTATTTCTTCTCCAGTTTCTTTTTTATTTTTTCTTTTCATAATTCCTCTCAAAGGTTTAATGAAGCATAATCTATCTAATATATCGTCCACATACGCGTCTGATACATTATCAGTATTCAAAACTTGTTCAACTATTTCTGAAAAATATCTTGTATATTGTGATTGCTCATTCAAATAATGAATCGGTTGTAAATTATTCTTTTCTCCCCATTCTTTTGAAAAAGCAATTCCATATTCACCATAAAAGTCCGTATGCGTATAATTATTCTTTATTCTCTTTTTCTCATCACTACTTAAATTTGAATAAATTTCTCCCACTGGATTTAAGTAAAAAGTTTCTGTAAGTTTATGAAATGGGATGTCACAAAAACACTTCTGTAATACCATAGCTTCCGGGAAAGCAATATCCCCATTATGTATATTAAGATACTCTAAATTTTCTTTACAATATCTCGGTATAATGGCTTTCTTTTCTAAAATTTCTTTCAAATACTCTGATTTCTTCATAAAATTAAATATTGTATTTGCACTCTGAGCATAATCATCATATCTTAAATCTATTTTTCCCATACAACAAAACTCCTCTATCCTTCGCAACTTCTATTATACCTTTCCTAACCCACTGCACTTTTCTATGTTTATTATACCAACTCTTCAACCCCTATACATCAATTTTTCCAAATTCTATAATCAAAAAAGCAGGCAATAAGAAGTCACAAAACCTCTTCATCCACCTGCTTTTTACCTATACTCTCACCACTACCACTTCCACAACATCTGGATGTTCAACCACCCACATACCACAAAATATCACCTATTTTGTGACTTTCTCATGCTAGGAGACAAAGTATTCTATAATATACCTCACCATCTAACTTTTCTCTATTATAATCTCAATTTCTCTTTTCATCAATCGGAAAATATTTCCACGATAGTTTATGAAAAGTTGGGGAATCTTACGCTATCATACATCAAAAGTTGGGTAAATATTGGGTAATTACACTACTCCCCAACAAAATAAAACAGGCAATCTTCGCCTACTTATTTCAGAAGAATGAGGCGAAGTTTCATACGACAGTTGGGGAATTGAAATTCCCCAACTCACTCCCCAACTTTTACCCAATTCCATGCATAAATAGCGATAATTTACGATAAGCCAAAATTTATTCCCCAACACGCAAAAAAAACCTTGAATCATCCCATTTTCATAGGAAATTCAAGGTTTTTCGTTGATTTACATGATAATAATACGGTTCAAATTCTTATGCGAACTGTAAGATTATGCGTTCATCTGTGCAGCCACCTCTGCAGCGAAATCTTCCTGTTTTTTCTCAAGACCTTCTCCAGTCTCAAAACGAACGAATCTCTTTACAGTGATGTTTGCATTGTTTTCCTTCGCAACCTTCTCTACGTACTTAGCAACTGTCAGATCACTGTCCTGAACATATGTCTGGTCTAACAGACAGATCTCTTTCAGTTCTTTGTTAAGACGTCCGATGATCATCTTCTCAATGATGTTATCCGGCTTCGGTTTCTTGCTTTCTTCATTTTCTTTCTTAGCTGCTGCAAGAAGAATTTCTTTTTCATGATCCATGTATTCCTGAGATACTTCATCACGGGATACATACTTCGGATACATAGCTGCAACCTGCATTGCTACGTTCTTCAGAGCGTTCTTGATCTCATCGTTTACAACGTCTGTTTCAGCTTCGATCAGAACACCGATTCTTCCGCCGCCGTGGATGTAAGATACCACACATCCGTTTTCAGCTACGACTTTCTCAAATCTTCTGATGTTCAGGTTTTCTCCGATCACTGCGATCTTCTCTACCAGAGCATCTTTTACAGTCTTAGATGTATCAGCAGCCCATGGTTCAGCAAGGAATGCATCCATATCTGCTGCATCAGAATCTGCGACCTGATTTACAACTGCTTCTACAAATCCCTGGAACTCATCGTTCTTAGCAACGAAGTCTGTCTCAGAGTTTACTTCTACGATTGCTGCTACTTTATCGTCTTTTACTACAGTCTTAACGATACCTTCTGCTGCAATTCTTCCGGCTTTCTTCTCAGCTTTAGCCTGTCCGTTCTTTCTCAGGAATTCGATTGCTGCATCCATATCTCCGTTTGTTTCATTCAGAGCTTTCTTGCAGTCCATCATTCCTGCGCCCGTCATTTCTCTTAATTCTTTTACCATGCTTGCAGTAATTGCCATGATTCAATCCTCCATTTTGTGAATATTCTTAGGAAGCCGCCGAAAAGAGCTCTGTCTTATACGGCGGCGTGTTCATCCCTGTAATTACTCTGCGGATGTTTCTGCTGCTTCTTCAGCAACTTCTTCCTCATAGTATGCGTCTTCTCCGCCTACTCCCTGATTTGCTTCGATAACAGCATCTGCCATCTTGGAAACGATCAGTTTAACGGCACGGATAGCGTCGTCATTTCCAGGAATTACATAATCCAGTTCTTCCGGATCACAGTTTGTATCACAGATTCCGATCAACGGAATTCCAAGTGTGTGTGCTTCCTGAACACAGATTCTTTCCTTCTTAGGATCTACAACAAAAATTGCATCTGGGAGTTTCTTCATGTTCTTGATTCCGCCAAGGTTCTTCTCAAGCTTCGCCCATTCTTTCTTAAGCTCGATCACTTCCTTCTTAGGAAGAACATCAAATGTTCCATCTTCAGACATTCTCTCGATATCTTTCAGACGTGCGATTCTGCTCTGGATTGTCTTGAAGTTTGTAAGCATTCCTCCAAGCCATCTCTCGTTTACATAGAACATTCCACAACGGTCAGCTTCTGCCTGAATTGCATCCTGAGCCTGTTTCTTGGTTCCAACGAAAAGGATGTTTCCTCCGTTTGCTACGATATCAGCAACTGCCTGATATGCATCGTCTACCATTCCAACAGATTTCTGAAGGTCGATAATATAGATACCATTTCTCTCTGTGTAAATGTACGGAGCCATTTTAGGGTTCCATCTTCTTGTCTGATGTCCGAAATGAACACCTGCTTCCAGTAACTGCTTCATTGAAATAACGCTCATGTTTCTTTCCTCCAATTGGTTTTAATCTTCCGTATGTTTCCCGCTTTTGGACCGGCAAATCTGCTTAGGCACCCCAAAAGCACCGCATACGTGTTTTTTTGCAACGTTGAAAGTATAACATACAAGCCCTTATAATGCAAGGATTTTCCTGGCATATGCCAGAAAGTTTTGTTATAATAACATACAACCGATTCAGCAAATAAGATTGGAGGTTTTCTATGAAATTTACATTTGCACACAACAACTTAAATGTCTACGATCTGGACAAATCTCTTGCTTTTTATCAGGAAGCTTTGGATCTCCAGGTTGTCCGTACCAAAGAAGCATCCGACGGCAGCTTTATCCTGAAATATTTAGGGGATGGCGTCACTCCTCACCAACTGGAACTTACCTGGCTTCGCGATATGGATCGTCCTTATGAACTGGGTGACAACGAGATCCATCTGGCCTTTCAGGTTGATGATTTCGATGCCGCTTTCAAAAAGCACAAAGAGATGGGCTGCGTCTGTTATGAAAATCC
This window of the Mediterraneibacter butyricigenes genome carries:
- a CDS encoding AAA family ATPase yields the protein MLVKVSVENFKSFDKAAELTMISSNKIRTNANHRLKIKSTQLLKYAVVYGANASGKTNLALFFKFFKDSVCNGIPIEATQMFCKNRQENKERESSFEIQITVGDKFYAYGFSAVLSRRKVTGEWLYELYQNGSAKCLFEREGSKRPVLNDGITLTNTEKNKFETYADDFEGNETSLFLTEMNRGKKYSTRSKLLFFRDVYDWIQNHISIITPDTPLIDLEYYYDDNSLKLINKLIQTFDTGISQVKIEEITLDELSNALPKSVFDKMMQHVKNRMEEQEEPSFRMTMRSKETFFNIEVEGHSEPKVTTIRLHHNKSFYEFGFDEESDGTRRLFDLMDMLLNKREDVLYVVDELERSLHPKLTERFLQLFMQLHDEQRMQLLFTTHESSIMDQAIFRRDEIWFVERNAENASSIYSLDRFKERYDKVLSKAYLEGRYGAIPVFSTFDFARATSQTDVLAQTPDDCRDSAESISVPREEE
- a CDS encoding JAB domain-containing protein; translated protein: MENELEVVNIRLVKEPSLYSEQTLDSPQAVVELMAKELLQYDREVFCILNMKNNGQVINMNLVSVGTINASLVIPREVFKSSILANASAIIGLHNHPSGNVKPSKEDMIVTRKLQKCGQLLGIELLDHIIVGGTNGKMLSFREEKMLNVTGRMDWER
- a CDS encoding VaFE repeat-containing surface-anchored protein, producing the protein MKKIWKRVCTGLLTLTTILTALPITSVQAAETQYWTESAERVGHVEHLMNDGTIKSTFNEGHMKVEGETAYCVNINMKFKNSYKTRHDASASMSADQIEDVALSIEYMKQYAGSHSNLSANQAYLLEQCLVWQRLSEHLGWKCDNVRVVYSEISQDIQNEVYAGAKSFVKTNKGRYKCGGYIYTGEGQDIGQFWAELNVGNAKAKKTTANESITKANAMYSIAGATFGIFSDQNCSNQIGTLTTNENGETNEVEVTAGTVYIKELSAPKGYKLDTTVRSLKVEAGKTAVLNVSDVPKVTETLVDLFKIDMETGKATAQGNTALAGAEFTWHYYDGLYTKDNLPEKATCTWVTKTVVEKDSNGNIHYVTKLADAYKVSGDTFYTQNEKIVLPLGTLTVEETKAPDGYLLDGAYMQAGDSTEQIKGMYLTQITEDGELAVLSGSNQYSVSDQVIRGGVKIQKRDLETKDTKAQGSAILKDAAFAIISLNENPVLVEGKLYKKNETVKTIQTGIDGIATTTADLLPYGKYKLEETKAPEGYLTDGAKAIEFSITENGKIEDLTDENHSIYNQIKRGDLEGVKIGAGTHKRLANVPFKITSKTTGESHIVVTDKNGQFSTASDWASHKKNTNAGASSEDGIWFGSSEPDDSKGALFYDTYEIEELSCESNKGMKLIPVFEVVVSRNKVTIDLGTLTDEYEKEITIHTTATDKETGEKVIVAGKKVTIVDTVTLDGLEEGRKYQLKGWQMLKEENAELLIAGKRVENDYTFVADSEKMKVEISYTFDASELGGQNLVTFEELYDLKNPEEPVKVAEHKDIDDEGQTVLITERKISIHTIATDKNGKKEIEAGKDLTIVDKVTLEGLEIGTNYKLSGWQMIKAENAKLLIDGKEVTNDYEFTADKENMEVQIEFTFDGSTLGRKQLVTFEELYDITNLEEPKKVTEHKEINDEGQTVTIKEVPETPTPETPGTTTKTNNPPKTGDIENAILWIAILVLSAAGITGVRIWNKKKQVKRLGIEEKKEEEE
- a CDS encoding ParB/RepB/Spo0J family partition protein gives rise to the protein MAKSREINMNLPSADDLFTTQEERDHKNQEYVKDISIYEITDFPNHPFKVKMDDKMLETIESVRDHGVLVPALVREKSMGGYEMISGHRRKMASELAGKETMPCIVRNLSDDQAVIVMVDSNLQREEILPSEKAFAYKMRLEAMNRQAGRPSKNNLTPVVSDLNGLRTNEALGKEVGESRETIRRYIRLTELIPEILDMVDNKKIAMRPAVELSYLPKEEQEILYDTMESEACTPSHAQAIKIRKFSAEGRLNEEVLLSIMSEEKPNQVEQWKIPKNRLKKYFPSGTSQQKMEETIIKALELYRKREKSRER
- a CDS encoding ParA family protein → MTKCKVIALANQKGGTAKTTTTLNLGIGLANQGRKVLLVDADPQGDLTTALGWTDADNLPVTLATQMRKILQDETFVYNEGILHHEEGVDIIPTNIELSGMEISLVNAMSREQTLKLYLSELKKDYDYILIDCMPSLGMLTINALAAADSVIVPVQAHYLPLKGMTQLMRTIGKVQRQVNPDLKIDGVLLTLADMRTKLARTTADSLRENYGKHIRIFKTIIPVAITAAESSVAGQSIYEYDKNGTVAKAYAEFTREVLKCGEKQRNKHESSLSR
- a CDS encoding DUF6650 family protein, whose product is MGIKLNGISVPIGGISWEYTESGQKGIQEMFYYLESKRLLINPKEMENKEWSEKSAIEIKNKLVDILSRYKYDQNIITIIKQMVDACNEFLDNMQRVEVRGILYKNLQSDWEDLEYGVAMKKFRKIFRGSIKLLAETYNITFSKEIPKEY